The region TTGACCATGTGATCCGAACGCGGCAGCAGCGTGATCATGTCGTTGAATACACGCGGCCGCTTGACATCAGCGCTGTACTCGAAGTGGaactcctccatctcaaagTCGGCCTCGTCCAATGGTCTCGTCGCAAGCGCAATGTTTGTCTCGTGCTCTGAAAATGCCAAATCCGCCAAGATATCCTTTTCTTGTCGCTCAGTAAAGttccaaaacaccaccactccgTACGAGAAGACAAACATCTCCGCAAAGTGCTTGGCATCTGGAACCAACCGATTGATGGGGTTCACCGTAATCTGTTCCACTTGGTGGTCGTCCGGTCTCCCGATCGAGTCAGGTGCACTGCTCGCCTGTTGCAGCACCGTCCCCGTATTAGGACTTCCGCCCAGTCCCTGCGCACCATACGAGTACTCATCCCAGTATCCCTCATGTTCATCCCTCCTCTCACTCCTCTCAATCTCCAAATCCAGCACCGTCTTTCCCGTCCCTGGCGTCTTCAATACTGGTCGACTCCTTAGCCTATACCCATCCACACCAGGCAGCAATGGCAAGTGATAGACGATGTACAAGCAATCATCATACAGCTTCGTCTTGGCCTCATGTTTCGTCTTCAGAAACTCCGCCGTCTCCTTCACCTTGAACGCCTGAGCCGTACAATACGCCGTCAACCTCGAAACCTTCTCCCCTCTCTGCATCTTAGGCAGCCGCTCCGCATAACTCTTGCCGCGAATTCcgcccctcttcctcaacacgTCTAATTCCTCGTCTTTAAGCGGTCTGTTCTCGTCTTCGCCGCGCAGTATCGACACCCGCCTTGCCGCCATCTCATCGTCActgacatcatcatcgacgGGAGCCTCAGGGAGAAGTACGAGCTTTTCGCTAACCTTCGTTGTGCGGGACGGGACCTGCTGGCCGGTTCGAGCAGAGGCGAAGGTAGGTACACCACTTGGGCGGCGCACATTGCGTGCTGGTCGCTGGCCTGGATGGCCTCGGGGCTGGCCGGAAGGAATATCTGATGAGTACTGAAGGATGTTGTCGACTGATACGAGACTGGTGCTCGGTCGCCCAGCGCTACCCATTGCTCCTGGTCGTTGTGTGCCATTGCGAGCTGAGGGCCGTTCGCGGGAATCGGTGACCTGAGACAACCAACGGTTAACTTCATCATTGTCATCTGAAAAAGGTGGTTCCTTCCTACCAAGACCGACGGTGCTCGTTTTGAGGACGCCATTCTGCCAGATATCAGATGTCGCTGTATCTGTTCCCACTATCCGCCAGTTACCAGGTCGAGCGGTGTACCAATCCCCCTTCACAAACTCTCGTGTATAATGGTTCTGAGTGCTGTCGTCAAAAGTCTGCAATCCTCCGAATAGTACAAAATGTCTTC is a window of Podospora pseudopauciseta strain CBS 411.78 chromosome 1, whole genome shotgun sequence DNA encoding:
- the sif3 gene encoding Sad1-interacting factor 3 (COG:S; EggNog:ENOG503NUYI), coding for MASSKRAPSVLVTDSRERPSARNGTQRPGAMGSAGRPSTSLVSVDNILQYSSDIPSGQPRGHPGQRPARNVRRPSGVPTFASARTGQQVPSRTTKVSEKLVLLPEAPVDDDVSDDEMAARRVSILRGEDENRPLKDEELDVLRKRGGIRGKSYAERLPKMQRGEKVSRLTAYCTAQAFKVKETAEFLKTKHEAKTKLYDDCLYIVYHLPLLPGVDGYRLRSRPVLKTPGTGKTVLDLEIERSERRDEHEGYWDEYSYGAQGLGGSPNTGTVLQQASSAPDSIGRPDDHQVEQITVNPINRLVPDAKHFAEMFVFSYGVVVFWNFTERQEKDILADLAFSEHETNIALATRPLDEADFEMEEFHFEYSADVKRPRVFNDMITLLPRSDHMVKLTISHAIAQSTKLCFFEERMSETMSDAQHVPKRLAMTGELNMTRTEIVKILGRLFKSRVDINLSSNILDVPNFFWDSEPTLHPLYVAIREYLEIDPRIKTLNERCRVFLDLSEILADSVADSKMSYITWIIIILIIISIIVTVTEVGLRFGMLSREKGKQGDGVVAPIVGDPERGGGPGNVIGGGNGQIDLLRRSLAERNITLEDLRMWNSILNEKEKEVICGGEIVGRTFKGV